The proteins below come from a single Triticum urartu cultivar G1812 unplaced genomic scaffold, Tu2.1 TuUngrouped_contig_364, whole genome shotgun sequence genomic window:
- the LOC125527347 gene encoding uncharacterized protein LOC125527347: MASAAFRTACKRLGGRAFRPALAAAAAAQQPAPSRLLHSKGLIRTLSSNVPALIVQKPQNFKKVHLEVSGRLVPVIGLTDMSMYKVSFCADDPDIAVNVVRRFMRALQSDRLEDLKSYLSHDVSIVEIKKIVGEGVMQVQLQSLEHTVEVKFELGSLKELVRAEGVSTRNEVKAVHKELTEVDFAKVVLKGCVVNCVFMLLVAVWGGLTFATSAELEMAMPNIVSA, from the exons ATGGCGTCCGCGGCGTTCCGCACCGCCTGCAAGCGCCTCGGCGGCCGCGCCTTCCGTCCAGCGctggccgcggcggcggcggcgcagcagCCCGCGCCTTCTCGCCTCCTGCACTCCAAG GGGCTGATAAGGACCTTGAGCAGCAATGTTCCCGCACTGATTGTCCAGAAACCACAGAACTTCAAAAAG GTCCATCTTGAGGTGTCGGGCAGACTGGTCCCGGTGATAGGGTTAACAGACATGAGCATGTACAAGGTCTCTTTTTGTGCTGACGACCCAGACATTGCAGTAAATGTTGTCAG GCGTTTCATGAGGGCTCTTCAATCAGACAGACTGGAGGATCTCAAGTCCTACCTTAGTCATGAT GTTTCGATTGTTGAGATCAAAAAGATCGTAGGGGAAGGGGTCATGCAGGTCCAACTTCAGTCCTTGGAGCACACTGTGGAAGTCAAATTTGAGCTTGGTTCGCTTAAGGAATTGGTGAGGGCCGAGGGAGTGTCCACGAGGAACGAGGTGAAGGCCGTCCACAAGGAGCTCACCGAAGTTGATTTCGCGAAGGTGGTGCTAAAGGGGTGCGTCGTAAACTGCGTGTTCATGCTCCTAGTGGCCGTGTGGGGCGGGCTTACGTTTGCCACGTCAGCGGAGCTGGAGATGGCCATGCCTAACATTGTGTCAGCTTAG